The Actinopolyspora erythraea genome has a segment encoding these proteins:
- the paaE gene encoding 1,2-phenylacetyl-CoA epoxidase subunit PaaE: MSTPTAPAPVRARADRAFHTLRVAEVERLCDDAVAVTFDVPPELAAEFDFLPGQSLTLRRWEADGEHRRSYSICSARGARPRIGVRLVPEGLFSGWLTGEVEVGDEIEVMPPTGRFTPDLSVAGRHVLVAAGSGITPVLSVAASLLAQTGSEVTVIYGNRRSDTVMFTDELADLKDRYPSRFELVHVLSREPRESELVSGRLDAERLRGLLGTLVPLDGSEQWWLCGPYGMVEAAGEVLAELGVPEERVHRELFYVDDVPPEPVRHEEGDYEGEVSRGRVTLDGRTTEVALPTDTPVLDAAQRVRSDLPFACKGGVCGTCRARVTEGRVRMRRNFALEDSEVESGFVLTCQAIPVSEEVVVDYDA; the protein is encoded by the coding sequence GTGTCCACCCCGACAGCTCCCGCGCCGGTGCGAGCCCGCGCCGACCGGGCGTTCCACACCCTCCGGGTGGCCGAGGTCGAGCGGTTGTGCGACGACGCGGTCGCGGTGACCTTCGACGTCCCGCCCGAGTTGGCCGCCGAGTTCGACTTCCTGCCCGGCCAGTCGTTGACCCTGCGGCGGTGGGAGGCCGACGGTGAGCACCGGCGCTCCTACTCGATCTGCTCCGCCCGGGGAGCCCGGCCGCGCATCGGGGTCCGCCTCGTTCCCGAGGGGTTGTTCTCCGGCTGGCTGACCGGGGAGGTCGAGGTCGGCGACGAGATCGAGGTCATGCCGCCCACCGGGCGGTTCACGCCGGATCTGTCCGTCGCGGGCAGACACGTGCTGGTCGCGGCCGGGTCCGGGATCACGCCGGTGCTGTCCGTCGCGGCCTCGTTGCTCGCCCAGACCGGTTCCGAGGTCACGGTGATCTACGGCAACCGCCGCAGTGACACCGTGATGTTCACCGACGAGCTGGCCGATCTCAAGGACCGCTATCCGAGCCGCTTCGAACTGGTGCACGTGCTGTCCAGGGAGCCCCGCGAGTCCGAACTCGTCAGCGGGCGGCTGGACGCCGAACGGCTGCGCGGCCTGCTGGGAACCCTGGTGCCGCTGGACGGTTCGGAGCAGTGGTGGCTGTGCGGTCCCTACGGGATGGTGGAGGCGGCCGGAGAGGTGCTGGCCGAGCTCGGAGTCCCGGAGGAGCGGGTGCACCGGGAGCTGTTCTACGTCGACGACGTTCCCCCGGAGCCGGTGCGGCACGAGGAGGGCGACTACGAGGGCGAGGTGAGCCGGGGGCGCGTGACGCTGGACGGCCGCACCACCGAGGTCGCGCTGCCCACCGACACGCCGGTGCTCGACGCCGCCCAGCGGGTCCGCTCCGATCTGCCGTTCGCCTGCAAGGGCGGGGTGTGCGGGACCTGCCGCGCCAGGGTCACCGAGGGGCGGGTGCGGATGCGGCGCAACTTCGCCCTGGAGGACTCCGAGGTGGAGTCGGGGTTCGTGCTCACCTGCCAGGCGATACCGGTCTCCGAGGAAGTGGTCGTGGACTACGACGCCTGA
- the paaD gene encoding 1,2-phenylacetyl-CoA epoxidase subunit PaaD yields the protein MVTRTEPDRTVAAEVAASVTDPELPMLTLADLGVLREVVVTGAGAVVVTITPTYSGCPALTEMRAELHHRLTRAGYDDVRIRTELSPPWSSSWITERGRRKLAEHGIHPPDDQAGPPTASGGPVPLTLGPPRRTVHCPRCDSAVTERTSEFSATACKALYRCLDCREPFEYFKEI from the coding sequence GTGGTGACCCGCACCGAACCCGATCGGACCGTGGCCGCCGAGGTGGCGGCCTCGGTGACCGACCCGGAACTTCCCATGCTCACCCTGGCCGACCTCGGTGTGCTGCGCGAGGTGGTCGTCACCGGAGCGGGCGCGGTGGTGGTCACGATCACGCCCACCTACTCCGGCTGCCCGGCGCTGACCGAGATGCGTGCCGAGCTGCACCACAGGCTCACCCGGGCAGGGTATGACGACGTGCGGATCCGCACCGAGCTCTCCCCGCCGTGGAGCAGCTCGTGGATCACCGAGCGGGGGAGGCGCAAGCTCGCCGAGCACGGCATCCATCCCCCGGACGATCAGGCCGGGCCGCCGACCGCCTCCGGCGGACCGGTGCCGCTGACGCTGGGGCCGCCGCGCCGGACGGTTCACTGTCCGAGGTGCGACTCCGCGGTCACCGAACGGACCTCCGAGTTCAGCGCCACCGCGTGCAAGGCGCTGTACCGCTGCCTGGACTGCCGGGAACCCTTCGAGTACTTCAAGGAGATCTGA
- the paaC gene encoding 1,2-phenylacetyl-CoA epoxidase subunit PaaC: protein MSFDNAYEAIAETHPEGDARWAFGTGFDDPLSGVDTTVPEGVDTADLAAYCLMLGDDALVLSQRLTEWVTRAHELEDEVALANIALDLLGQARMLLSRAGSVEGAGRDEDALAYFRPEAEFRNVRLVELPVGDFGRTTASLLVFSTWRLALLNRLVGSADPVLAAIAAKAVKEVTYHREYAARWAVRLGDGTEYSAERLRAGFADVLPLVDELFAGHAVERRLAASGVAVDSTELREEFDQVLGQVCELATLRLPEVNRTGTVGGLAGRDGVHTEHLGYLLAEMQSLARSDPEATW from the coding sequence ATGTCGTTCGACAACGCCTACGAGGCCATCGCCGAGACGCATCCCGAGGGGGACGCGCGGTGGGCCTTCGGCACCGGATTCGACGATCCGTTGTCCGGGGTGGACACCACGGTGCCCGAGGGGGTGGACACCGCCGACCTCGCGGCCTACTGCCTGATGCTCGGCGACGACGCGCTGGTCCTCTCGCAGCGGCTCACCGAGTGGGTGACGCGTGCCCACGAGCTGGAGGACGAGGTGGCGCTGGCCAACATCGCCCTGGACCTGCTGGGGCAGGCGCGGATGCTGCTCTCCCGCGCCGGCTCGGTCGAGGGTGCGGGCCGGGACGAGGACGCGCTGGCCTACTTCCGCCCTGAGGCGGAGTTCCGCAACGTGCGGCTGGTCGAGCTCCCGGTCGGGGACTTCGGCAGGACCACGGCCTCGCTGCTGGTGTTCTCCACCTGGCGGCTGGCGCTGCTCAACCGCCTGGTCGGTTCGGCCGACCCGGTACTCGCCGCGATCGCCGCGAAGGCGGTCAAGGAGGTCACCTACCACCGGGAGTACGCGGCGCGCTGGGCCGTCCGGCTCGGCGACGGCACCGAGTACTCGGCCGAACGGCTGCGCGCCGGTTTCGCCGACGTGCTGCCGCTGGTCGACGAGCTGTTCGCGGGGCACGCCGTGGAGCGGCGCCTGGCCGCCTCCGGGGTGGCCGTGGACAGCACCGAGCTGCGGGAGGAGTTCGACCAGGTGCTCGGGCAGGTGTGCGAGCTGGCGACGCTGCGGCTGCCCGAGGTGAACCGGACGGGCACCGTGGGTGGCCTGGCGGGCCGCGACGGCGTCCACACCGAACACCTCGGTTACCTGCTGGCCGAGATGCAGTCCCTGGCGCGCAGTGATCCGGAGGCGACGTGGTGA
- the paaB gene encoding 1,2-phenylacetyl-CoA epoxidase subunit PaaB, translating into MTTPPGTGDAGGREASAGVERPSAAWPLFEVFVRGKRGLNHVHVGSLHAADEEMALHNARNLYTRRNEGVSIWVVRAADITASSPDEKDPFFAPNGDKVYRHPTFYEIPDDVPHI; encoded by the coding sequence ATGACCACACCACCGGGAACCGGGGACGCGGGTGGCCGGGAAGCCTCCGCCGGGGTGGAGCGCCCCAGCGCGGCCTGGCCGCTGTTCGAGGTGTTCGTCCGGGGCAAGCGGGGGCTCAACCACGTGCACGTGGGCTCGTTGCACGCCGCCGACGAGGAGATGGCGCTGCACAACGCGCGCAACCTCTACACCCGCCGCAACGAGGGCGTGAGCATCTGGGTGGTGCGCGCCGCCGACATCACCGCCTCCAGTCCGGACGAGAAGGACCCCTTCTTCGCGCCGAACGGGGACAAGGTCTACCGGCATCCCACCTTCTACGAGATTCCCGACGATGTTCCCCATATCTGA
- the paaA gene encoding 1,2-phenylacetyl-CoA epoxidase subunit PaaA has translation MSTEEATITTEERLRERFETTVEHDQRVEPRDWMPEGYRKTLVRQIAQHAHSEIIGMQPEGNWLTRAPSLRRKAILLAKVQDEAGHGLYLYSAAETLGVDRSELTEKLVERRQKYSSIFNYPTLTFADIGVIGWLVDGAAIVNQVPLCRCSYGPYARAMIRICKEESFHQRQGYELLLTMMNGSERQRRDVRDAVDRWWWPSLMMFGPPDGDSPNTQQSMAWGIKRHTNDQLRQKFVDMTVPQAEVLGVELPDSGLAYNPERGHYDFSEPDWDEFHRVLAGEGPCNTQRVERRRAAHEEGAWVREAAAAHAAKQAERGRDAV, from the coding sequence GTGAGCACCGAGGAGGCCACGATCACCACCGAGGAGCGGTTACGGGAACGCTTCGAGACCACCGTCGAGCACGACCAGCGCGTCGAACCGCGCGACTGGATGCCCGAGGGATACCGCAAGACCCTGGTCCGCCAGATCGCCCAGCACGCGCATTCCGAGATCATCGGAATGCAGCCGGAAGGGAACTGGCTGACCCGGGCCCCCAGCCTGCGCCGCAAGGCGATCCTGCTCGCCAAGGTGCAGGACGAGGCCGGTCACGGGCTCTACCTGTACTCCGCGGCCGAGACCCTCGGCGTCGACCGCTCGGAACTCACCGAGAAGCTCGTCGAGCGGCGCCAGAAGTACTCGTCCATCTTCAACTACCCGACGCTGACGTTCGCCGACATCGGCGTGATCGGCTGGCTGGTCGACGGCGCGGCCATCGTGAACCAGGTGCCGCTGTGCCGGTGCTCCTACGGGCCCTACGCACGGGCCATGATCCGCATCTGCAAGGAGGAGTCCTTCCACCAGCGGCAGGGCTACGAGCTGCTGCTGACCATGATGAACGGCTCCGAGCGGCAGCGGCGGGACGTGCGGGACGCGGTCGACCGCTGGTGGTGGCCCTCGTTGATGATGTTCGGCCCGCCGGACGGGGACTCGCCCAACACCCAGCAGTCGATGGCCTGGGGCATCAAGCGGCACACCAACGACCAGCTGCGGCAGAAGTTCGTGGACATGACCGTGCCCCAGGCCGAGGTCCTGGGGGTCGAGCTTCCCGACTCCGGGCTGGCCTACAACCCGGAGCGGGGGCACTACGACTTCTCCGAACCCGACTGGGACGAGTTCCACCGAGTGCTGGCCGGCGAGGGGCCGTGCAACACCCAGCGCGTCGAGCGGCGCCGCGCGGCGCACGAGGAAGGCGCCTGGGTGCGCGAGGCCGCGGCGGCGCACGCGGCGAAGCAGGCGGAACGCGGGAGGGACGCGGTATGA
- the paaZ gene encoding phenylacetic acid degradation bifunctional protein PaaZ has translation MEPLRSYLAGRWQRPDGPGTPLHDAATGQEVARISTAGLDPAAALTHGRETVGPALRELTFHQRAALLKALASHLREHRQELYALSARTGATKGDSKFDVDGGIGVLFSYSSKGRRELPDDTVHVDGGTEPLGKQGTFLGQHVATPLRGVAVQINAFNFPVWGPLEKLAPAFVAGMPTLIKPAPQTAYLTHRLVELIVESGILPEGSVQLLCGDPGDLLDHLTEQDTLSFTGSAATARRLRSHDNVVRSCVRFNAEADSLNCSILGPDATPDSEEFELFVRQLVTETTVKAGQKCTAVRRAFVPAELADEVTEAVRLRLAGIRVGNPASPEVDMGALADLEQREEVRRSLKSLLESCRLVHGDPNTPFELVDADYEQGAFVPPMLLRCDDPELPQPHEVEAFGPVTTVMPYRDAEHAVELARRGSGSLVGSVVSADPEFVRTVVTGAASQHGRMLVLNRHDSAESTGHGSPLPQLVHGGPGRAGGGEEMAGIRGVLHHMQRTAVQADPDTLTALTRQWMPGSARNTTAVHPFRKYLEQLRVGDSVVGGPRTITREDVRRFAEFTGDEFYAHTDERAAAENPFFGGLVAHGYLVVSFAAGLFVAPEPGPVLANYGLENLRFLTPTYPGDEITVTLTAKRITPRHNADYGEVRWDADVTNQDGESVAKYDVLTLVAKENQEAG, from the coding sequence ATGGAGCCATTGCGCAGCTACCTCGCGGGACGGTGGCAGCGGCCCGACGGGCCGGGGACACCGCTGCACGACGCCGCGACCGGGCAGGAGGTCGCGCGGATCTCCACGGCGGGGCTGGACCCCGCGGCCGCGCTCACCCACGGCAGGGAGACCGTCGGTCCGGCGCTGCGCGAGCTCACCTTCCACCAGCGGGCCGCGCTGCTCAAGGCGCTGGCCTCCCACCTGCGCGAGCACCGCCAGGAGCTCTACGCCCTCTCCGCCCGCACCGGAGCCACCAAGGGCGACTCCAAGTTCGACGTCGACGGCGGCATCGGCGTGCTGTTCAGCTACTCCAGCAAGGGCAGGCGCGAGCTTCCCGACGACACCGTGCACGTGGACGGCGGCACGGAACCGCTGGGCAAGCAGGGAACCTTCCTCGGCCAGCACGTCGCGACCCCGCTGCGGGGCGTGGCCGTCCAGATCAACGCGTTCAACTTCCCCGTGTGGGGACCGCTGGAGAAACTGGCGCCCGCGTTCGTCGCCGGGATGCCCACCCTGATCAAACCCGCGCCGCAGACCGCCTACCTCACCCACCGGCTGGTGGAGCTGATCGTCGAGTCCGGGATCCTGCCGGAGGGCTCCGTCCAGCTGCTCTGCGGCGATCCCGGTGATCTGCTCGACCACCTGACCGAGCAGGACACGCTGTCGTTCACCGGTTCGGCCGCCACCGCGCGGCGGCTGCGCTCCCACGACAACGTGGTGCGCAGCTGCGTGCGGTTCAACGCCGAGGCCGACTCGCTGAATTGCTCGATCCTCGGTCCGGACGCCACGCCGGACAGCGAGGAGTTCGAACTGTTCGTGCGCCAGCTGGTCACCGAGACGACGGTCAAGGCCGGGCAGAAGTGCACCGCCGTGCGCCGGGCGTTCGTGCCCGCCGAGCTCGCCGACGAGGTGACCGAGGCGGTGCGACTGCGGCTGGCCGGGATCAGGGTCGGCAACCCGGCATCCCCCGAGGTGGACATGGGGGCGCTGGCCGATCTCGAACAGCGCGAGGAGGTCCGCCGTTCGCTGAAGAGCCTGCTGGAGTCGTGCCGCCTGGTGCACGGTGATCCGAACACCCCGTTCGAACTCGTCGACGCCGACTACGAACAGGGCGCCTTCGTGCCCCCGATGCTGCTGCGCTGCGACGACCCGGAACTGCCCCAGCCGCACGAGGTGGAGGCGTTCGGCCCGGTGACCACGGTCATGCCCTACCGCGACGCCGAGCACGCCGTGGAGCTGGCGCGCCGGGGCAGTGGCAGCCTGGTCGGTTCGGTCGTCTCGGCCGACCCCGAGTTCGTGCGCACCGTCGTGACCGGCGCAGCCTCGCAGCACGGCCGGATGCTCGTGCTCAACCGGCACGACTCGGCCGAGTCCACCGGCCACGGCTCGCCCCTGCCGCAGCTGGTGCACGGTGGGCCGGGCCGCGCGGGCGGTGGCGAGGAGATGGCCGGGATACGCGGCGTGCTGCACCACATGCAGCGCACCGCCGTGCAGGCCGACCCGGACACCCTCACCGCCCTGACCCGGCAGTGGATGCCGGGCAGCGCCCGGAACACCACGGCGGTCCACCCGTTCCGCAAGTACCTGGAGCAGCTGCGGGTCGGCGACAGCGTGGTCGGCGGACCGCGCACGATCACCAGGGAGGACGTGCGGCGCTTCGCCGAGTTCACCGGCGACGAGTTCTACGCCCACACCGACGAGCGGGCGGCCGCCGAGAACCCGTTCTTCGGGGGGCTGGTGGCCCACGGCTACCTCGTGGTCTCGTTCGCGGCCGGGCTGTTCGTCGCGCCCGAACCCGGCCCCGTGCTGGCCAACTACGGGCTGGAGAACCTGCGGTTCCTCACCCCCACCTACCCGGGGGACGAGATCACGGTCACGTTGACCGCCAAACGGATCACGCCGCGCCACAACGCCGACTACGGCGAGGTGCGCTGGGACGCGGACGTGACCAACCAGGACGGCGAGTCCGTGGCCAAGTACGACGTGCTCACGCTCGTGGCGAAGGAGAACCAGGAGGCGGGATGA
- the paaI gene encoding hydroxyphenylacetyl-CoA thioesterase PaaI has product MFDDDHASKTLGIELLEAADGHSLVRMRVTPEMVNGHAIAHGGYVFLLADTAFACACNSHGPVTVAASAQIAFLTPAHQGDVLCARAVERHARGRNGIYDTTVFRDDASGETVAEFRGHSRSIRS; this is encoded by the coding sequence ATGTTCGACGACGACCACGCCTCGAAGACGCTCGGCATCGAGCTGCTCGAAGCGGCCGACGGCCATTCGCTGGTGCGAATGCGAGTGACACCGGAGATGGTCAACGGGCACGCCATCGCCCACGGCGGCTACGTGTTCCTGCTGGCCGACACGGCCTTCGCCTGCGCCTGCAACAGCCACGGGCCGGTCACCGTCGCCGCGAGCGCGCAGATCGCGTTCCTCACCCCGGCCCACCAGGGCGACGTGCTCTGCGCCCGGGCCGTCGAGCGCCACGCCAGGGGGCGAAACGGCATCTACGACACCACGGTCTTCCGCGACGACGCCTCGGGGGAAACCGTGGCCGAGTTCCGCGGACACAGCCGCAGCATCAGGAGTTGA
- the paaK gene encoding phenylacetate--CoA ligase PaaK encodes MTELAAHTTPPPATPATGLDSAERASRAELAELQLERLRETLRHAYENVPCYRRKFDAAGVRPEDCRGLADLAKFPTTTKNDLRENYPFGMFAVGQDRLRRVHASSGTTGTPTVVGYTQRDLDTWAEVVARSIRAAGGEPGQKVHVAYGYGLFTGGLGAHYGAERLGCTVIPASGGMTERQVRLIHDLEPEIIMITPSYMLTLLDEFRRQGHDPRRSSLRIGIFGAEPWTAAMRGEIEEAAGIDAVDIYGLSEVMGPGVANECVSTKDGPHIWEDHFYPEIIDPVTEEPLPDGEHGELVFTSLTKEAMPVIRYRTRDLTRLLPGTARPGMRRMEKITGRSDDMIILRGVNVFPSQIEELVLRQPGLSPHFQLRLTREGRLDEMRVLVEADENTTAARRAEAPGALAAAIKDAVGVSAGVEIVEPDTLPRSVGKLRRTVDLREG; translated from the coding sequence ATGACCGAGCTCGCCGCCCACACCACCCCTCCCCCCGCGACACCGGCCACCGGGTTGGACTCCGCCGAGCGCGCGAGCCGCGCCGAGCTGGCCGAGCTGCAGCTGGAACGTCTCCGCGAAACGCTGCGGCACGCCTACGAGAACGTGCCCTGCTACCGGCGGAAGTTCGACGCCGCCGGGGTCCGCCCCGAGGACTGCCGCGGTCTGGCCGACCTGGCGAAGTTCCCGACGACCACCAAGAACGACCTGCGGGAGAACTACCCGTTCGGCATGTTCGCGGTCGGCCAGGACCGGCTGCGGCGGGTGCACGCCTCCAGCGGCACCACCGGCACCCCCACCGTGGTCGGCTACACCCAGCGGGACCTGGACACCTGGGCCGAGGTCGTGGCGCGCTCCATCAGGGCGGCGGGCGGCGAACCCGGCCAGAAGGTGCACGTCGCCTACGGCTACGGCCTGTTCACCGGCGGGTTGGGCGCGCACTACGGCGCCGAGCGGCTCGGCTGCACCGTGATACCGGCCTCCGGCGGGATGACCGAACGCCAGGTGCGGCTCATCCACGACCTCGAACCCGAGATCATCATGATCACCCCGTCCTACATGCTCACGCTGCTCGACGAGTTCCGCAGGCAGGGGCACGACCCCAGGCGGAGCTCGCTACGCATCGGCATCTTCGGCGCCGAACCGTGGACGGCCGCGATGCGCGGCGAGATCGAGGAGGCCGCCGGGATCGACGCGGTCGACATCTACGGACTGTCCGAAGTCATGGGGCCCGGGGTGGCGAACGAGTGCGTGAGCACCAAGGACGGCCCGCACATCTGGGAGGACCACTTCTACCCGGAGATCATCGACCCGGTCACCGAGGAACCGCTGCCCGACGGCGAGCACGGCGAGCTGGTGTTCACCTCGCTGACCAAGGAGGCGATGCCGGTGATCCGCTACCGCACCAGGGACCTGACCAGGCTGCTGCCCGGAACCGCCCGGCCGGGGATGCGCCGGATGGAGAAGATCACCGGGCGCAGCGACGACATGATCATCCTGCGCGGGGTCAACGTCTTCCCCAGCCAGATCGAGGAACTGGTGCTGCGGCAGCCGGGGCTCTCGCCGCACTTCCAGCTCCGGCTCACTCGCGAGGGGCGGCTCGACGAGATGCGCGTGCTGGTCGAGGCCGACGAGAACACCACCGCGGCGCGACGCGCGGAGGCTCCCGGGGCGCTGGCCGCCGCCATCAAGGACGCGGTCGGGGTGAGCGCCGGAGTGGAGATCGTGGAGCCCGACACCCTGCCGCGCTCGGTCGGCAAGCTGCGGCGGACGGTCGATCTGCGCGAGGGCTGA
- a CDS encoding TetR/AcrR family transcriptional regulator, whose protein sequence is MAGAATNNGAGRGRPGYDLDSLLRTAVKVFHERGYDGTSMEDLAKRLGITKSAIYYHVSSKQELLRMSVDRALDALFAVLDEPESLQGPAIDRLHHVVRRSVEVLVDELPFVTLLLRVRGNSKVERQALARRREFDHLVGELVAEAERSGSLRLDLDPALTSRLLFGMVNSVIEWYRPRQGLSKEEIAGTVTTIAFEGLKRRE, encoded by the coding sequence ATGGCGGGTGCGGCTACGAACAACGGCGCGGGGCGGGGCAGACCGGGCTACGACCTCGACTCACTGCTGCGCACCGCCGTGAAGGTCTTCCACGAGCGCGGCTACGACGGCACGAGCATGGAGGACCTCGCGAAACGGCTCGGAATCACCAAGTCGGCCATCTACTACCACGTCTCCAGCAAGCAAGAACTGCTGCGGATGAGCGTCGACAGGGCGCTGGACGCGCTGTTCGCGGTGCTGGACGAACCCGAGTCCCTGCAGGGACCCGCCATCGACCGGCTGCACCACGTGGTGCGGCGCAGCGTCGAGGTGCTGGTGGACGAACTGCCGTTCGTGACTCTGCTGCTGCGGGTACGCGGCAACAGCAAGGTGGAGCGTCAGGCCCTGGCCAGGCGCAGGGAGTTCGACCACCTCGTGGGGGAGCTCGTCGCCGAGGCGGAGCGGTCGGGCAGTCTGCGGCTGGACCTGGACCCGGCGCTGACCAGCAGGCTGCTGTTCGGGATGGTGAACTCGGTGATCGAGTGGTACCGCCCCCGGCAGGGGCTCAGCAAGGAGGAGATCGCCGGGACCGTTACCACGATCGCGTTCGAGGGGTTGAAGCGACGCGAATGA
- a CDS encoding APC family permease, translating into MGTPADSPTRATVQLDHGVRRDVNKISLLFTGVGAIIGSGWLFGALYASQIAGPAAILSWVVGAIMVLFIGFAYAELSVMFPVVGGIIRFPHYSFGSFASYSAGWISWLAAAAVTPIEVLATMQYAYPYAGWLMTPAEGEYLVSGYGWLIAIALMALYSTINALGVGVFARLNNILVWWKLAVIVLVIVVFFAVSFNPGNLTEFGGFTPEGAGTIFTAIPAAGVAFSYLGFRNGVEFAGETNNPQRNVPFALIGSVVITAIIYVLLQIAFVTGLPQRLLGDGWGELTFAESAGPLAGLALVLGVVWTAWLLRIDAVISPADTGLIYAGVTTRLSYANARNDNAPQALTRLNRRGVPWVSVLLMFVVGCFFFLPFPAWSKFIGFITSAFAVSFAPGCLVVGAMRRQLPDQDRPFRLPGGDTIPLLAFFSSNLLVFWSTWPINEKMLIGLLAGYVVFVIYHVTTKHDTPPVDFKSGSWFPVWLAGLMVLSYFGDVTPNQPVDEALLLQGGDGPVGVGLGALIIAGWSVLIYYYAMAVRLSSRRTAAYVEKTPTDAPTTAG; encoded by the coding sequence ATGGGCACACCGGCCGATTCACCGACCCGCGCGACAGTGCAGCTCGATCACGGGGTGCGCAGGGACGTCAACAAGATCAGCCTGCTGTTCACCGGGGTCGGGGCGATCATCGGATCCGGATGGCTGTTCGGCGCCCTCTACGCCTCCCAGATCGCCGGACCGGCAGCGATCCTGTCCTGGGTCGTGGGCGCGATCATGGTGCTGTTCATCGGGTTCGCCTACGCCGAGCTGTCGGTGATGTTCCCGGTGGTCGGCGGGATCATCCGCTTCCCCCACTACTCCTTCGGCTCCTTCGCCAGCTACAGCGCGGGTTGGATCAGCTGGCTGGCCGCCGCCGCGGTCACCCCCATCGAAGTCCTGGCCACCATGCAGTACGCCTACCCCTACGCGGGCTGGCTGATGACACCCGCGGAGGGGGAGTACCTGGTCAGCGGCTACGGCTGGTTGATCGCGATCGCGCTGATGGCCCTCTACAGCACGATCAACGCGCTGGGCGTGGGGGTCTTCGCCAGGCTGAACAACATACTGGTGTGGTGGAAGCTCGCGGTGATCGTGCTGGTCATCGTGGTCTTCTTCGCCGTGTCGTTCAATCCCGGCAACCTCACCGAGTTCGGTGGCTTCACCCCGGAGGGGGCGGGGACCATCTTCACCGCCATCCCGGCCGCGGGCGTGGCGTTCTCCTACCTGGGCTTCCGCAACGGCGTCGAGTTCGCGGGCGAGACCAACAACCCGCAGCGCAACGTGCCCTTCGCGCTGATCGGCTCCGTGGTGATCACCGCGATCATCTACGTGCTGCTGCAGATCGCCTTCGTGACCGGACTGCCGCAGCGGCTACTCGGCGACGGGTGGGGTGAACTGACCTTCGCCGAGAGCGCGGGGCCGCTCGCCGGACTGGCGCTGGTGCTCGGTGTGGTCTGGACGGCCTGGCTGCTGCGCATCGACGCCGTGATCTCCCCCGCCGACACCGGGCTGATCTACGCGGGTGTGACCACCCGGCTGTCCTACGCCAACGCCCGCAACGACAACGCACCGCAGGCGCTGACCCGGCTGAACCGGCGTGGGGTCCCCTGGGTCTCGGTGCTGCTGATGTTCGTGGTCGGGTGCTTCTTCTTCCTGCCCTTCCCCGCCTGGTCGAAGTTCATCGGCTTCATCACCTCGGCCTTCGCCGTGTCCTTCGCACCGGGCTGCCTGGTGGTCGGGGCCATGCGGCGTCAGCTGCCCGATCAGGATCGCCCCTTCCGGCTGCCCGGCGGCGACACTATTCCGCTGCTGGCGTTCTTCTCGTCCAACCTGCTGGTGTTCTGGTCCACCTGGCCGATCAACGAGAAGATGCTCATCGGGTTGCTGGCCGGCTACGTGGTGTTCGTGATCTACCACGTGACCACCAAGCACGACACGCCGCCGGTGGACTTCAAGTCCGGCTCCTGGTTCCCGGTCTGGCTCGCCGGGCTGATGGTCCTGAGCTACTTCGGTGATGTCACGCCGAACCAGCCCGTCGACGAGGCACTGCTGCTGCAGGGCGGTGACGGCCCGGTCGGGGTCGGGCTCGGCGCGCTGATCATCGCGGGGTGGAGCGTGCTGATCTACTACTACGCGATGGCCGTGCGGTTGTCCTCCCGGCGCACGGCGGCCTACGTGGAGAAGACCCCGACCGACGCCCCCACCACGGCGGGCTGA